Proteins encoded in a region of the Zunongwangia endophytica genome:
- a CDS encoding MarR family winged helix-turn-helix transcriptional regulator translates to MTTKSTLSLNEQLCFPVYGSTRIISRLYQPVLAKLQLSYSEYMVMLMLWEKDKVNIGQIRRQLYLNKESLMPILKGLQQKNFLTLQNDQLDSLEDEIRITETGKALKAKAKRIPFSLSRVLNTPVEELGSMQLLIKNFLTRFEKKK, encoded by the coding sequence ATGACAACTAAATCTACCCTCAGTTTAAACGAGCAATTGTGTTTCCCTGTGTATGGTTCTACAAGAATCATATCTCGTCTTTATCAGCCTGTTCTTGCCAAACTTCAGCTTAGTTACTCTGAATATATGGTGATGCTGATGTTATGGGAAAAGGATAAGGTTAATATTGGTCAAATTAGAAGGCAACTTTATTTAAATAAAGAAAGTTTAATGCCGATTCTAAAAGGACTTCAGCAAAAAAACTTTTTAACGCTTCAGAATGATCAATTAGATTCATTAGAAGATGAGATCAGAATTACTGAAACGGGAAAAGCTTTAAAAGCAAAAGCAAAAAGGATTCCGTTTTCATTATCCAGAGTACTAAATACGCCGGTAGAAGAATTAGGAAGTATGCAGTTGCTTATCAAAAATTTTCTTACTCGTTTCGAGAAAAAGAAGTAG
- a CDS encoding cation:proton antiporter: MSPFIILTIIIALAALFGYVNVRFLKLPTTIGLMLITIIFSLVVFGISFFDDTLLDIEQYIITQLDFRTLLLDVMLSFLLFAGALHTNFEQLKVQRWPVVVFATLGVLTSTFLVGSLVYFMLPLFGLEVDFINCLLFGALISPTDPIAVLGILKKAGAPKQLETKIVGESLFNDGVGVVVFLTIFNIAESGGSEESTGFMHILELFGAEVIGGVGLGLGIGYITYLLMRSIDDYDTEVIITLAAVMVGTAVAQKLHFSAPLAMVTAGLLVGKDTVRQSSMSEMTETYVDKFWELIDILLNTVLFVLIGMEILVLTFDLEYILAGLLAIPVVLVCRYLSLLLPIEFFRKKLGFIPKTNLIMTWGGLRGGISIALCLGLTKDMDRDLFLVMTYVVVIFAILVQGLTVGKLIEKTQNTQAAE, encoded by the coding sequence ATGAGTCCGTTTATTATTCTAACCATCATCATTGCATTGGCCGCACTTTTTGGCTATGTAAATGTTCGATTTTTGAAGTTGCCAACTACTATTGGTTTAATGCTGATCACAATTATATTCAGTTTAGTTGTTTTCGGGATTAGTTTTTTTGATGATACATTACTCGACATTGAGCAATATATCATTACTCAGCTTGATTTTAGAACATTACTGCTTGATGTTATGCTTAGCTTTTTGCTTTTTGCCGGTGCATTACACACTAATTTTGAGCAATTAAAAGTCCAGCGATGGCCCGTTGTCGTGTTTGCAACTTTGGGCGTGCTTACTTCGACATTTTTAGTAGGTAGTCTTGTATACTTTATGTTGCCTTTATTTGGTTTGGAGGTAGATTTTATTAATTGTCTACTCTTTGGTGCTTTAATTTCTCCTACAGATCCTATTGCCGTATTAGGAATATTAAAAAAAGCAGGTGCTCCAAAACAGCTTGAAACAAAAATAGTAGGAGAATCTTTATTTAATGATGGAGTAGGAGTAGTCGTTTTTCTAACCATATTTAATATTGCCGAATCTGGTGGTAGCGAAGAAAGTACCGGATTTATGCATATTCTTGAGCTTTTTGGTGCTGAGGTTATTGGAGGCGTAGGTTTAGGATTAGGGATTGGGTATATCACCTATCTTTTAATGCGCTCGATTGATGATTATGATACTGAAGTAATTATCACACTAGCTGCAGTAATGGTTGGTACAGCAGTTGCTCAAAAACTTCATTTTTCTGCTCCTTTAGCTATGGTAACCGCAGGTTTACTTGTAGGCAAGGATACCGTTAGACAATCCTCTATGTCTGAAATGACGGAAACTTACGTTGATAAATTTTGGGAGCTTATTGATATTCTTTTAAATACGGTGCTTTTTGTTCTTATAGGGATGGAGATTTTGGTACTCACGTTCGATCTGGAATATATTCTTGCCGGGCTATTAGCTATTCCGGTAGTGCTTGTTTGTCGCTATCTTTCTTTGTTGCTGCCGATAGAGTTTTTCAGAAAGAAGCTGGGTTTTATTCCAAAAACAAATCTCATTATGACGTGGGGCGGTTTAAGAGGTGGAATTTCTATCGCGCTATGTCTGGGATTAACTAAAGATATGGATCGCGATCTTTTTCTTGTGATGACTTATGTTGTGGTAATATTTGCCATTTTAGTGCAGGGATTAACCGTTGGGAAACTAATTGAAAAAACACAGAATACACAAGCAGCTGAATAG
- the glpK gene encoding glycerol kinase GlpK: MDQYMLALDQGTTSSRAILFDKKGKIVSVAQKEFTQHFPQPGWVEHDAREIWSTQAGVAAEATTKHGMNGNNIAGIGITNQRETVVVWDKKTGDPVYNAIVWQDKRTSDYCDELKEDGTAEIIKKKTGLVIDSYFSGTKVKWILDNVEGAREKAEAGDLIMGTIDTWLIWNFTKGELHITDVTNACRTLFFNINTMEWDDELLEIFDIPKSMLPEVKDSSEIYGHTKTTVFASKIPIAGIAGDQMAALFGQMCTKKGMVKNTYGTGCFMLMNIGEEPIVSENNLLTSVAWRINGKTEYCLEGSIFIAGAVVQWLRDGLGVIKKSADVEKLASSVDTTDGVYFIPAFSGLGAPHWNQKAKGTMFGITRGTTDAHIARASLEAIAYQTMDILKAMQADSGIDIKQLRVDGGASVNDMLMQFQSDVLNTETVRPEITETTALGAAYLAGLAVGYWDSMEEIEEIWKIDKEFHPTEDQDAVKDGIDGWYRAVNALQEWTKL; this comes from the coding sequence ATGGATCAGTACATGTTAGCATTAGATCAGGGGACTACTAGCTCCCGCGCAATCCTTTTCGATAAGAAGGGGAAGATTGTTTCAGTTGCGCAAAAAGAATTTACTCAACATTTTCCTCAACCAGGATGGGTAGAGCACGATGCTAGGGAAATATGGTCAACGCAAGCAGGTGTTGCTGCGGAAGCAACTACCAAACACGGAATGAACGGAAACAACATTGCTGGGATTGGTATTACAAATCAGCGCGAAACCGTTGTAGTCTGGGATAAAAAAACCGGAGATCCTGTTTACAATGCGATTGTTTGGCAAGATAAAAGAACTTCAGATTATTGTGATGAATTAAAAGAAGATGGAACTGCTGAAATAATTAAGAAAAAGACCGGTCTAGTTATCGATTCTTACTTTTCTGGAACCAAGGTTAAATGGATTCTTGATAATGTTGAAGGAGCCAGAGAAAAGGCAGAAGCAGGAGATTTGATCATGGGAACCATCGATACCTGGTTAATCTGGAATTTCACAAAAGGTGAATTGCATATAACCGATGTTACTAACGCCTGCCGTACACTGTTTTTCAACATTAATACAATGGAGTGGGATGATGAACTCTTAGAGATTTTCGACATTCCTAAAAGTATGTTGCCAGAAGTAAAAGATTCTAGCGAAATATACGGGCATACCAAAACCACCGTTTTTGCCTCTAAAATTCCAATTGCAGGAATTGCGGGAGACCAGATGGCTGCTTTATTTGGACAAATGTGTACCAAAAAAGGAATGGTGAAAAATACCTACGGAACTGGATGTTTCATGTTAATGAACATTGGTGAAGAACCGATCGTTTCAGAAAATAATCTTCTTACTTCTGTAGCTTGGAGAATTAATGGGAAAACAGAATACTGTTTAGAAGGATCTATTTTTATCGCGGGAGCAGTGGTACAGTGGCTTAGAGATGGATTAGGTGTAATAAAGAAATCTGCAGATGTAGAGAAACTTGCCAGCTCGGTAGATACTACTGACGGAGTATATTTTATTCCGGCATTTTCCGGATTAGGTGCTCCTCACTGGAATCAGAAAGCCAAGGGAACAATGTTCGGGATTACCAGAGGAACTACAGATGCACATATCGCAAGAGCTTCATTAGAAGCTATAGCATACCAAACCATGGATATTCTTAAAGCCATGCAGGCGGATAGCGGAATCGATATTAAACAATTACGTGTAGATGGAGGAGCTTCAGTAAATGATATGTTGATGCAATTTCAAAGTGATGTTTTAAATACTGAAACCGTACGACCAGAAATTACAGAGACTACAGCTTTAGGTGCAGCTTATCTAGCCGGTCTTGCTGTCGGTTACTGGGACAGCATGGAAGAAATTGAAGAAATCTGGAAAATAGATAAAGAGTTTCATCCTACCGAAGATCAAGATGCTGTGAAAGACGGTATTGATGGCTGGTATAGAGCAGTAAATGCTTTGCAAGAATGGACAAAACTTTAA
- a CDS encoding RNA methyltransferase gives MKVDNLQQGFFGIGIQNGKTPENLGVLWRSAQNMGASFIFTIGNRYAKQACDTHKAVGAMPYFHYESFDDFYTHLPKGAMLVGVELDEKAEPLESFEHPRRCVYLLGAEDHGLSKQAVEKSHFLVKFKSTLSLNVSVAGSIIMYDRSAKNIK, from the coding sequence ATGAAAGTGGATAATCTGCAACAAGGTTTTTTTGGTATAGGTATTCAAAATGGTAAAACTCCCGAAAACTTGGGAGTCTTGTGGCGTTCTGCCCAGAATATGGGTGCCAGTTTTATTTTTACAATTGGAAATAGATATGCAAAGCAGGCCTGCGATACTCATAAAGCGGTAGGCGCAATGCCCTATTTTCATTATGAAAGTTTTGATGACTTTTATACGCATTTACCCAAAGGCGCAATGCTTGTAGGAGTAGAATTGGATGAAAAAGCAGAGCCATTAGAAAGTTTTGAACATCCCCGCCGATGCGTTTATCTTTTGGGAGCAGAAGATCACGGACTTTCAAAACAAGCTGTTGAAAAATCGCATTTTCTCGTAAAATTTAAATCAACCTTAAGCTTGAATGTTTCAGTAGCAGGCAGCATTATAATGTACGATCGTAGTGCTAAGAATATAAAATAA
- the era gene encoding GTPase Era, with protein MAHKAGFVNIIGNPNVGKSTLMNAFVGERLSIITSKAQTTRHRILGIVNGEDFQAVLSDTPGIIKPAYELQASMMDFVKSAFEDADVLVYMVEIGEQNLKDEAFFRKIIHADIPVLLLLNKIDKSHQEQLESQVQLWKEKVPKAEIYPISALEGFNVAEVFSRIIELLPESPAFYPKDSLTDKPERFFVNEIIREKILIHYKKEIPYSVEIETEEFFEEEKIIRMRSVIMVERDTQKGIIIGHKGNALKRVGVEARADLEKFFGKQVHIELYVKVNKNWRSNDRQLKRFGYSKD; from the coding sequence ATGGCACATAAAGCAGGTTTTGTAAATATTATTGGGAATCCCAACGTAGGAAAATCAACATTGATGAATGCTTTTGTAGGAGAGCGTTTATCCATTATTACTTCTAAAGCGCAAACTACAAGACATCGTATTTTGGGGATTGTGAACGGAGAAGATTTTCAGGCAGTTTTAAGTGATACTCCCGGAATTATTAAACCTGCGTACGAGCTTCAGGCATCGATGATGGATTTTGTAAAATCTGCTTTTGAAGATGCCGATGTGTTAGTTTATATGGTTGAAATTGGCGAGCAGAATCTAAAAGATGAAGCTTTCTTTAGAAAAATTATTCATGCTGACATACCGGTTTTATTATTACTGAATAAAATTGATAAATCTCACCAAGAGCAGCTCGAATCGCAAGTGCAGCTTTGGAAAGAGAAAGTTCCTAAAGCCGAAATTTATCCAATTTCAGCTTTAGAAGGATTTAATGTTGCTGAAGTTTTTAGCCGGATTATTGAATTGTTGCCAGAAAGTCCTGCTTTTTATCCGAAAGACAGCCTTACCGATAAACCGGAACGTTTTTTTGTAAATGAAATTATTCGCGAGAAAATTCTAATTCATTATAAAAAAGAAATCCCTTATTCCGTAGAAATAGAAACCGAGGAGTTTTTTGAAGAAGAGAAAATTATAAGGATGCGTAGTGTGATCATGGTAGAACGTGATACACAAAAAGGAATTATAATTGGTCATAAAGGGAATGCTTTAAAGCGAGTAGGTGTAGAGGCACGTGCCGATTTAGAGAAATTCTTTGGGAAACAAGTTCACATAGAACTTTACGTGAAAGTGAACAAAAACTGGAGAAGTAACGATAGACAATTAAAGCGTTTTGGTTATTCTAAAGACTAA
- a CDS encoding TonB-dependent receptor, with protein sequence MPINVQGDKEFDKITSIQNKALRINLNENIYGTFAEIGAGQETVRNFFRAPNPSGTIAKTMSAYDKDFSDAIYGAEPAKRYVTEPRLKAMMAYETGLIEKRISRLKHPNKLFFSFANTVATIDWAKKYKGHGWIGIRFQTKPKEEYSEIIMHVQLHENKAAQQQISLGIMGVNLIYAAYYHHDDPKVLLKRLYDHLSADKIEVDTINFTGPAFKDVDNRLMSLQLVKNGMTDAVMFAPSGNNVLPANVLYKKNILTLRGSFRPVTKVNISMYEKSLRMFMEDHDIQRAATEVIFEITLFNLKGEGDEIDERDFLNRADLLCALGHTVMISNFQQYYKVVNYFAQFTSEQIGLTMGVTTLQDIFDDKYYTNLSGGILEAFGSLFARNVNIYLYPSRNEETGEIYTTKNLRVNNNTRGLYNFFKQNDRIINITDYDEETLDINSRKVHEMITEEKSGWEEMIPEKVTDLIKTQHMFRKKK encoded by the coding sequence ATGCCAATTAATGTTCAGGGAGACAAGGAGTTTGATAAAATAACTTCTATTCAGAATAAAGCACTCCGCATTAATCTTAATGAAAATATTTACGGAACTTTTGCCGAAATCGGTGCCGGCCAGGAAACAGTGAGAAACTTTTTTAGGGCACCAAATCCTTCTGGGACCATTGCGAAGACAATGAGTGCCTACGATAAGGATTTTAGTGATGCTATTTACGGAGCCGAACCTGCCAAACGATATGTAACCGAACCTCGTCTTAAAGCCATGATGGCCTACGAAACTGGTCTTATCGAAAAACGAATATCAAGATTAAAACATCCCAATAAGCTTTTCTTTAGTTTCGCCAATACGGTTGCGACTATAGATTGGGCTAAAAAATATAAAGGTCATGGATGGATCGGGATTCGATTCCAAACTAAACCTAAAGAAGAGTATAGTGAGATCATTATGCACGTGCAATTGCACGAAAATAAGGCTGCCCAACAACAAATAAGCTTAGGCATAATGGGTGTTAATCTTATTTACGCCGCTTATTATCATCACGACGATCCTAAAGTTTTACTTAAGCGTTTGTACGATCACCTAAGTGCAGATAAAATTGAAGTTGATACCATCAACTTTACTGGCCCTGCATTTAAAGATGTCGATAATAGACTTATGAGTTTGCAACTGGTTAAAAACGGAATGACTGATGCGGTAATGTTTGCTCCATCTGGAAATAATGTTTTACCCGCAAATGTGCTATATAAGAAAAACATTTTAACGCTACGCGGAAGTTTTAGACCGGTAACTAAAGTAAACATAAGCATGTACGAAAAGTCGCTGCGTATGTTTATGGAAGATCATGACATACAACGTGCTGCTACTGAAGTTATATTTGAAATTACGCTTTTCAATTTAAAAGGAGAAGGCGACGAAATTGATGAACGAGATTTTCTAAATCGTGCTGACTTGCTTTGCGCTCTGGGCCATACAGTAATGATTTCTAATTTTCAGCAATATTATAAAGTGGTAAATTATTTTGCCCAATTTACCTCAGAGCAGATTGGCCTGACAATGGGTGTTACTACCTTACAGGATATTTTCGATGACAAATATTACACAAATCTAAGTGGCGGAATATTGGAAGCTTTTGGTTCTTTATTTGCACGTAATGTGAATATCTATCTATACCCTTCCCGAAATGAAGAAACCGGTGAAATATACACTACCAAAAACCTTAGAGTAAACAATAATACTAGAGGTCTTTATAATTTCTTTAAGCAGAATGATCGTATTATCAACATCACAGATTACGACGAGGAAACTTTGGATATCAATTCCAGAAAAGTGCATGAAATGATTACTGAAGAAAAATCGGGATGGGAAGAGATGATCCCAGAAAAAGTAACCGATTTGATAAAAACTCAGCATATGTTCCGGAAGAAAAAATAA
- a CDS encoding SulP family inorganic anion transporter, with product MKQVFNLFDFSQKVNYKTEILAGLTVAMTMIPESLSFAILAGFPPLVGLYAAFIMGLITAIFGGRPGLVSGGAGATVVVLIALMNSHGLEYVFAAVAMAGIIQIAVGVFKLGKFIRLVPQPVMFGFVNGLAVIIFSAQLEQFKEVVNGQVEWLTGSPLLIMLALVALTIAIILIFPKITKAVPPSLVAILVVFGLVYFFGIETRQVKDIASVSGTLPPFHIPQVPFTLETLKIILPYGLIMAAVGLTEGLLTLNLVDEITGTRGRSNKECVAQGTANIANGFFFGMGGCPMLAQTLVNLSSGSRARLSGIIAAITILIIILVGAPVIELLPMAALTGVMIMVAFGTFEWASFKTLTRMPKHDIFVMVLVTLITILLHNLALAVLIGVIISALVFAWDNAKRIRARKRIDENGVKHYEIYGPLFFGSTTAFNEKFDVLNDPEEVIVDFSESRIVDMSGIEAVNKLTERYAKQNKKLHLRHLSDDCRHLLNNADAIIEVNIIEDPTYRVVTDRVD from the coding sequence ATGAAACAAGTCTTCAATCTCTTTGATTTTTCTCAAAAAGTTAATTATAAAACCGAGATATTGGCTGGGCTTACCGTGGCAATGACCATGATCCCAGAATCTTTATCTTTTGCCATATTAGCAGGCTTCCCTCCGTTAGTTGGTTTATATGCCGCCTTTATAATGGGATTAATTACCGCAATATTTGGTGGACGCCCGGGATTGGTTTCTGGTGGTGCCGGTGCAACCGTCGTTGTTTTAATTGCTTTAATGAATTCGCACGGATTAGAATATGTATTTGCCGCAGTAGCCATGGCAGGAATCATTCAGATTGCCGTTGGCGTATTTAAACTGGGGAAATTTATACGATTAGTACCGCAACCTGTTATGTTTGGGTTTGTAAACGGTCTTGCGGTTATTATTTTTTCTGCTCAATTAGAACAGTTTAAAGAAGTGGTAAATGGACAGGTAGAATGGCTAACAGGTAGCCCATTGTTAATTATGCTGGCTTTAGTAGCTTTAACGATCGCTATTATTCTTATTTTTCCTAAAATAACCAAAGCAGTTCCACCATCGTTAGTAGCAATATTAGTGGTTTTTGGTCTTGTTTATTTCTTCGGAATTGAGACCAGACAGGTTAAAGATATTGCTTCAGTAAGTGGTACGTTACCTCCTTTTCACATTCCGCAGGTTCCATTTACTTTAGAAACCCTGAAGATTATTTTACCATACGGACTTATCATGGCAGCAGTTGGTTTAACTGAAGGACTATTAACTTTAAACCTTGTTGATGAAATTACCGGAACCCGTGGTCGTAGTAACAAAGAATGTGTTGCGCAGGGAACCGCAAATATTGCCAATGGCTTTTTCTTCGGAATGGGGGGATGCCCGATGCTTGCACAAACGCTGGTAAATTTATCTTCCGGATCTCGCGCAAGACTATCTGGAATTATCGCTGCGATTACTATTTTAATAATTATCCTTGTTGGTGCACCGGTAATTGAATTATTACCCATGGCAGCACTTACAGGAGTTATGATCATGGTGGCATTTGGTACTTTTGAGTGGGCAAGTTTTAAAACACTTACCAGAATGCCTAAGCATGATATTTTTGTAATGGTATTGGTAACCTTAATTACCATTTTGCTTCACAATTTGGCACTTGCAGTATTAATTGGTGTAATTATTTCAGCATTAGTATTTGCCTGGGATAACGCGAAAAGAATTCGAGCTAGAAAAAGAATCGATGAAAATGGCGTTAAACATTACGAAATATACGGTCCACTTTTCTTTGGATCGACAACAGCTTTCAATGAGAAATTCGATGTTTTGAATGATCCTGAAGAAGTAATTGTAGACTTTTCTGAAAGTAGAATTGTAGATATGTCTGGTATCGAAGCGGTAAATAAACTTACCGAAAGATATGCTAAGCAAAATAAAAAATTACACTTAAGACATTTAAGTGATGATTGTCGCCATCTCCTAAACAATGCAGATGCAATCATTGAGGTAAATATTATTGAAGATCCAACTTATCGCGTGGTTACCGATCGCGTAGATTAG
- a CDS encoding M1 family metallopeptidase, producing the protein MKYLSKAVLALAFTGAFSFLSQAQEAVENNQQDFDEFMDRSGNPYRSASGVPGPDYWQNEADYEIKATLDDKAHTLSGEITLSYTNNSPDELPFIWLYLEQNRFTENSRGYLTTPIDGNRYNGDIDGGYEISNLEAKTGRSTSSKHLINDTRMQVWFDKPIKANGGTATVSMNFTYNIPVKGMDRMGRLDVEDGTIYAMAQWYPRTAVYDDIEGWNVEPYLGAGEFYLEYGDFDYEITAPWNHIVVGSGELVNERKVLSSKLRDRLDKARKSDETVTIIGEDEINDASLRAKQDGTLTWHFKMENSHDIAFASSKAYIWDAAKIDLPSGKDILAQSVYPKESAGNDAWGRSTEYSKQSIEHYSNKWYEFPWPVATNVAAEIGGMEYPGLNFCGWKSKGASLWGVTDHEFGHNWFPMIVGSNERRYAWMDEGFNTFINYYSTKDFGEYPASLNKTRNLTGWFKSETREGIDTYPDVTNLRNLGMTAYYKPGIGLLMLREYILGHERFDNAFKSYIKTWAFKHPQPKDFFNHMENVAGENLSWFFGNWFYGTGNIDLAIEGVKQNRDGKGFIITVANKGEVPMPVKMKITYQDESSEILTLPVEIWQRGDSWSHLVDTDKAPKSIEIDPDKILPDVDYSNDSWPAESFYQN; encoded by the coding sequence ATGAAATATCTTTCAAAGGCTGTACTTGCTTTAGCGTTTACAGGAGCATTTAGCTTCTTATCCCAGGCGCAGGAGGCAGTAGAGAACAATCAGCAAGATTTTGATGAATTTATGGATCGTAGCGGTAATCCTTACCGTTCAGCTTCAGGGGTTCCAGGACCAGATTACTGGCAGAATGAAGCCGATTATGAAATAAAGGCAACGCTAGATGATAAGGCGCATACCTTAAGCGGAGAAATTACGCTTTCTTACACTAATAATAGTCCGGACGAACTTCCTTTTATCTGGTTGTATCTGGAACAAAATCGGTTTACTGAAAATTCAAGAGGATATTTGACGACTCCAATTGACGGGAATCGCTATAATGGAGATATAGATGGAGGATACGAGATATCTAATCTGGAAGCTAAAACAGGTAGAAGTACTTCTTCTAAACATTTAATAAACGATACCAGAATGCAGGTTTGGTTTGATAAGCCAATAAAAGCAAATGGCGGAACAGCTACAGTTTCTATGAACTTTACCTATAACATCCCAGTTAAGGGTATGGATCGTATGGGAAGATTAGATGTAGAAGATGGTACGATTTACGCAATGGCGCAATGGTATCCTCGTACTGCTGTTTATGATGATATCGAAGGTTGGAATGTAGAACCATATCTTGGCGCAGGGGAGTTTTATCTGGAATATGGAGATTTTGATTATGAAATTACCGCACCTTGGAATCATATTGTAGTTGGTTCTGGTGAATTAGTGAACGAGAGAAAGGTGCTTTCTTCTAAACTAAGAGATCGATTAGATAAAGCAAGAAAAAGTGATGAGACCGTAACTATTATTGGTGAAGACGAGATTAATGACGCTTCGCTAAGAGCAAAGCAGGATGGAACACTTACCTGGCATTTTAAAATGGAGAATTCTCATGATATCGCTTTTGCATCATCTAAAGCATATATTTGGGATGCTGCGAAGATCGATTTGCCAAGTGGGAAAGATATTTTAGCACAATCGGTTTATCCAAAAGAAAGTGCGGGTAACGATGCCTGGGGAAGATCTACGGAATATAGCAAACAGTCTATAGAGCATTATTCTAATAAATGGTATGAATTCCCTTGGCCGGTTGCAACAAATGTAGCCGCTGAAATTGGAGGGATGGAATATCCTGGCCTTAATTTTTGTGGATGGAAAAGTAAAGGCGCTTCACTATGGGGTGTTACAGATCACGAATTTGGACATAACTGGTTTCCTATGATTGTAGGGTCTAATGAAAGAAGATATGCCTGGATGGATGAAGGTTTCAATACCTTTATAAACTATTACAGTACTAAAGATTTTGGAGAATATCCTGCAAGTCTAAATAAAACTAGAAATCTTACCGGGTGGTTTAAATCTGAAACAAGAGAAGGTATCGATACTTATCCAGATGTTACCAATTTAAGAAATCTTGGAATGACGGCGTATTATAAACCAGGTATTGGTCTATTAATGCTTAGAGAATATATCTTAGGTCACGAAAGATTTGACAATGCGTTTAAATCGTATATTAAAACTTGGGCTTTCAAGCATCCGCAGCCTAAAGATTTCTTTAATCATATGGAGAATGTAGCCGGTGAGAATTTATCATGGTTCTTTGGGAACTGGTTTTACGGAACGGGTAACATCGATCTTGCTATAGAAGGAGTTAAGCAGAATAGAGATGGTAAAGGTTTTATTATTACTGTTGCTAATAAAGGTGAAGTGCCTATGCCTGTAAAAATGAAAATCACCTACCAGGATGAATCTTCTGAAATACTAACCCTGCCTGTAGAAATATGGCAACGTGGTGATAGCTGGAGTCATTTAGTAGATACAGATAAAGCTCCAAAAAGTATCGAAATCGACCCAGATAAAATTTTACCAGATGTAGATTATTCTAATGATAGCTGGCCAGCTGAGTCTTTCTATCAAAATTAG
- a CDS encoding glutathione peroxidase: protein MKIYDFEVSTASGQTLQFKAFKNQPILIVNTATKCGLAPQFEGLEKLHQDYKEKGLVVLGFPCNQFAGQEPETNASMEEACKINHGVTFPLTEKIDVNGSGTHPIFKYLKQSLPGTLGKRIKWNFTKFLITPNGDPYKRYAPTTSPAKIEKDIKQLLNNAK, encoded by the coding sequence ATGAAAATCTATGACTTCGAAGTTAGTACTGCCAGTGGCCAGACGCTTCAATTTAAAGCGTTTAAAAATCAACCAATCTTAATTGTAAATACCGCGACAAAATGTGGCCTAGCGCCGCAATTTGAAGGTTTGGAGAAATTACATCAGGATTATAAAGAAAAGGGATTGGTAGTACTTGGCTTCCCATGTAATCAATTCGCAGGGCAAGAACCAGAGACCAACGCATCGATGGAAGAAGCCTGTAAAATAAATCATGGAGTTACTTTTCCTTTAACCGAGAAGATCGATGTTAATGGAAGTGGCACACATCCCATATTTAAATACCTAAAGCAGTCTTTACCCGGGACGCTTGGAAAAAGAATTAAGTGGAATTTTACTAAATTCCTAATTACACCCAACGGAGATCCTTACAAAAGATATGCTCCAACAACTTCACCCGCAAAAATAGAAAAGGATATAAAACAACTCCTAAATAACGCAAAATGA
- a CDS encoding MIP/aquaporin family protein, with protein MTPFIAEILGTGLLILLGGGVVANDILNGTKGNGGGWVSISTAWGLAVFAGVVVAGPYSGAHLNPAVTLGLAIGGIFPWADVPTYLAGEFIGAMIGSFLVYVMYKDHFDATEDAGLKRAVFCTDPAIPNNFRNLMSEILGTFVLVIAVFYFADASFETSSGGTTKVGLGAIGAIPVAFMVWGIGLSLGGTTGYAINPARDLGPRIVHALLPIKGKTDSNWSYSWIPIVGPIIGAAIAAILFLILGK; from the coding sequence ATGACACCTTTTATAGCCGAAATTTTAGGAACCGGACTGCTGATTTTATTAGGGGGCGGAGTAGTTGCCAATGATATTTTAAATGGAACCAAAGGAAACGGCGGTGGTTGGGTTAGTATCTCCACCGCATGGGGATTAGCAGTATTTGCCGGTGTTGTAGTTGCAGGTCCTTACAGTGGGGCACACTTAAATCCAGCAGTTACTTTAGGTTTAGCAATTGGGGGAATTTTTCCCTGGGCAGATGTACCTACTTATTTAGCAGGAGAATTTATAGGAGCCATGATTGGTTCTTTTTTAGTGTATGTAATGTATAAAGATCACTTTGATGCTACCGAAGATGCTGGCTTAAAGCGAGCAGTTTTTTGTACAGATCCAGCAATACCAAATAACTTTAGAAATTTAATGAGCGAGATTTTAGGAACTTTCGTGTTAGTTATCGCTGTTTTTTATTTTGCAGATGCTTCTTTCGAAACTTCGTCTGGCGGAACAACCAAAGTTGGTTTGGGCGCAATTGGTGCCATTCCTGTAGCATTTATGGTGTGGGGAATTGGTCTTTCTCTAGGAGGAACCACCGGTTACGCAATTAACCCAGCTCGAGATTTAGGGCCAAGAATTGTTCATGCCCTTTTACCTATTAAAGGCAAAACCGATAGCAATTGGTCGTATTCATGGATTCCAATTGTGGGACCAATCATCGGAGCTGCGATTGCTGCAATTCTATTTTTAATTTTAGGAAAGTAA